A single Venturia canescens isolate UGA chromosome 1, ASM1945775v1, whole genome shotgun sequence DNA region contains:
- the FANCI gene encoding Fanconi anemia group I protein, translated as MSKMFSRFQEVSGKKNRAELRKFVENASADELSEMITERICNTSVLKTLDELLQGFTDSEGSQTKKRKIIESVLKSLCKVEATGSHVNNIVNRIVQDFPSDSKANLLKLAEFCHDRIRLRDDNFMSWKDMLPIILQVLEEEKYINYKGNEVSGAEYKSLIVQSICNSPWEPEILTSLTQLFRDISLEKADHELVIRALCDKIRDVELNGIPPLVHQLLRLCSPPDGKLLLGTLKKYFALKYAEVGDSQNMDSLNDIGVVSLKEIQETESTVIYHIYQAAQVNHSRLKDFVTSLKKVTNAPEHILDPFLIGVLLSVINVYEDQILEILKQAMCRKIQDDEKRKNSAWLRSVLPEDGRIVEVIEHVIANSNKDRHLVLQGLVELAFVLMDTDSRMKDDEHQLSELGIRIIQKLIRKRHEIGATVLRKLADKIISGGSAISQYTECLSYICRKLTLVVLDNQAWVITLLELLMTIPGDAAKQVLHAVLPLMRISATIRDSLVLVLRKALYRKGTHTRQMAVVGFLQLLKNSKISEINTLSQSGQSSSTSASSSTSIFTQVTLERRAQSASSNARCNIALCLEVLSILKRCFTHEVEVRTSLYKGLYDTVIMNPESSEYVMDMLLNHFDVFYETDENVKPPLKFHICSNINGAEAVLQEPIGELVFVIQRIYIKMASRSSTALDRAAMILESLCKRTTQTELEHLSIDDQTDLLDNVPKSQQKLHTLKLLITVYEALMAYRIGGWSTESVQVSQNINSLFKSYSELVKFCTRISKPKKGDGKAKKDKDGNDTTLNKRAGRPVGVKLPNTIMNLETIHKMLCLLYEPSVPWATREQSEVLKKRSDFHHYILQTATQLIQSAKLLKNADLQRHRDSNIKDYMEIGELLYKRIICDLDEIRNFDQETGVFGLELFKELCDFICSSSPSDLPKFLSCTCQVEASRGLPTQIQHLLKTLQSLIDSYFEEEKSDEPIEKKIPIIILDTMSIMLRRVSFHNSRANKVFEWLKNLAETKEVETPIATIFVQLLSMMEERDAENGITVDALCMELCDKLGTIVKSDDTTTESFKCLSESSAVQAHGILNAAIKNKLSNASWLLARLKSEQCIASSPGLGDETDREKLREKERSLCRQLSYIIQMQRSLATAAIDPGPNTDSTFKNLQQLYKLLSDLTKYFYNKSTPQNPAFQSVKFVQVVELAGKSLKLDFYNLITHTDEHQNTRRGKSDSHAQRNKVLKETKLIPNVVFAIELFQKDIMQLSKKTGVPLENHLKQSITRDYRINNPQLVEGLEKLDVSLQINTQNSTHVANPDNTFNDDESDNSHSDAPATKKSRLDDSV; from the exons ATGTCAAAGATGTTTTCGAGATTTCAAGAGGTGTCagggaagaaaaatcgagctgaattacgaaaatttgtaGAAAATGCATCAGCCGACGAG CTGTCAGAGATGATAACCGAAAGGATTTGCAATACGAGTGTGCTTAAAACATTGGATGAACTCCTTCAAGGATTCACAGATTCTGAAGGATCTCAGACTAAAAAACGCAAAATCATTGAATCTGTTTTAAAATCACTGTGTAAAGTCGAAGCTACTGGATCCCATGTGAACAATATTGTCAATCGAATAGTGCAAGATTTTCCTTCTGACTCCAAGGCCAATCTTCTGAAACTCGCTGAATTCTGTCATGACAGGATTCGTCTCAGGGATGATAATTTTATGAG CTGGAAAGACATGTTGCCTATAATACTGCAGGTCCTGGAAGAAGAAAAGTACATAAATTACAAAGGTAACGAAGTGTCTGGAGCAGAATACAAGTCGTTAATCGTTCAATCAATTTGCAACAGTCCATGGGAACCAGAAATTTTAACATCGCTGACACAACTTTTTCG GGATATATCTTTGGAGAAAGCTGATCACGAGCTCGTAATTAGGGCTCTGTGTGATAAAATACGCGATGTGGAATTGAATGGAATCCCACCGTTGGTACACCAATTATTGAGACTCTGTTCCCCTCCTGATGGCAAATTACTTTTGGGAACattaaaaaagtattttgctcTCAAATACGCAGAAGTTGGGGATTCTCAAAATATGGATAGCCTCAACGACATAG GGGTTGTGAGTTTGAAAGAAATACAAGAAACTGAAAGTACAGTAATATATCACATATATCAAGCTGCACAAGTGAACCATTCAAGACTCAAGGATTTTGTAACGTCGCTAAAAAAAGTCACAAACGCACCAGAACATATTTTAGATCCGTTTCTCATAGGAGTGCTGTTGTCGGTGATAAATGTGTACGAGGATCAG ATTTTGGAAATACTGAAACAAGCTATGTGCCGAAAAATTCAGGACGATGAGAAACGGAAGAACAGCGCGTGGCTCAGAAGTGTTTTACCGGAGGATGGACGAATTGTTGAAGTCATCGAACATGTGATTGCCAACAG taaCAAAGACCGTCATCTCGTACTACAAGGATTAGTCGAACTCGCATTTGTCCTTATGGACACTGATAGTCGAATGAAAGACGATGAGCATCAATTGAGTGAACTTGGCATAcgaataattcaaaaattgaTTCGCAAACGCCATGAAATTGGAGCAACCGTTTTACGAAAACTGGCCGATAAAATAATCAGTGGTGGTTCAGCAATTTCTCAGTATACAG AATGTTTGTCATACATTTGTCGAAAGTTGACCCTCGTCGTCCTGGACAATCAGGCTTGGGTCATAACCCTTCTGGAATTATTAATGACAATTCCAGGCGATGCGGCAAAACAAGTTCTTCACGCGGTATTACCATTAATGCGGATATCAGCGACAATTCGAGATTCCCTCGTTCTGGTTCTCAGGAAAGCTCTCTATCGCAAAGGAACTCACACACGACAAATGGCGGTCGTTGGATTTTTGCAactcttgaaaaattcaaaaatcagTGAAATAAATACACTCAGTCAATCGGGTCAAAGTTCGAGCACTAGCGCTTCAAGTTCGACCTCGATATTCACTCAGGTTACACTGGAAAGACGCGCGCAGTCAGCAAGCTCCAATGCACGCTGCAACATTGCTCTCTGTCTAGAAGTTTTAAGCATTCTCAAACGCTGTTTCACTCACGAGGTCGAGGTTCGCACCAGTCTCTATAAAG GTCTCTACGACACGGTGATAATGAATCCTGAATCATCTGAATACGTAATGGACATGTTGTTAAACCATTTCgacgttttttacgaaactgATGAGAACGTCAAGCCTCCgctaaaatttcatatttgttCTAATATTAATGGCGCCGAAGCTGTACTTCAGGAGCCTATTGGCGAATTGGTGTTCGTTATACAAAGAATTTACATCAAAATGGCTTCGAGAAGTTCGACTGCGTTGGATAGAGCAGCGATGATTTTGGAGTCTCTTTGCAAAAGAACGACTCAAACGGAATTGGAGCATTTGAGCATC GATGACCAGACAGACTTATTGGATAATGTTCCGAAGTCACAGCAAAAATTGCACACTTTGAAGCTACTAATCACAGTATATGAGGCCCTGATGGCCTACAGAATTGGTGGCTGGTCGACCGAGAGTGTACAGGTGTCGCAGAATATTAACAGTCTCTTCAAAAGTTACAGCGAGCTCGTAAAGTTCTGCACg aggaTTTCTAAACCAAAGAAAGGTGACGGAAAAGCCAAAAAGGATAAAGATGGTAACGACACAACCTTGAACAAGCGGGCAGGCCGGCCCGTTGGTGTGAAACTTCCCAACACTATTATGAACTTAGAGACGATTCACAAAATGCTTTGTCTCCTTTACGA ACCTTCGGTACCTTGGGCTACAAGAGAGCAATCAGAAGTGTTGAAAAAACGCTCAGACTTTCACCACTATATTTTACAAACTGCCACACAACTGATCCAAAGCGCCAAACTATTGAAAAACGCCGATCTCCAAAGACACAGAGATTCGAATATCAAAGATTACATGGAAATTGGAGA ACTTCTCTACAAACGAATAATATGCGACCTGGATGAGATTCGTAATTTTGACCAGGAAACTGGAGTTTTTGGCTTGGAGTTATTCAAGGAACTGTGCGATTTCATATGTTCGTCGTCGCCTTCAGACCTCCCCAAATTTCTCAGTTGTACAT gtCAGGTCGAGGCTTCTAGGGGTCTTCCAACACAAATTCAACACTTGTTAAAAACGTTGCAATCATTAATCGATTCGTACTTCGAGGAAGAGAAAAGTGACGAgccaatagaaaaaaaaataccaatcATAATATTGGACACGATGTCGATAATGTTGCGCAGGGTCAGCTTCCATAATTCCCGGGCGAATAAGGTTTTCGAGTGGCTGAAAAATTTGGCTGAAACGAAAGAGGTCGAAACTCCAATTGCAACTATTTTTGTTCAACTGTTATCGATGATGGAAGAACGCGACGCTGAAAATGGCATCACGGTCGATGCATTGTGTATGGAATTGTGTGACAAACTTGGCACCATTGTTAAG AGCGACGACACGACAACCGAGAGTTTCAAATGTTTGAGCGAATCCTCAGCCGTCCAAGCTCATGGGATTTTGAACGCTGCTATTAAAAATAAACTCAGTAACGCCTCGTGGCTGTTAGCAAGGCTCAAGTCTGAACAGTGCATAGCTAGCTCCCCAGGATTGGGCGACGAAACTG ATAGAGAAAAACTgcgagaaaaagagcgaaGCCTCTGTCGACAATTGTCTTACATCATTCAAATGCAAAGATCTTTGGCTACGGCAGCGATTGATCCAGGACCAAACACGGACTCTACTTTCAAGAACCTTCAGCAGTTATACAAGCTCCTCAGCGATTTGACGAAATACTTTTACAATAAATCTACCCCGCAAAATCCGGCCTTTCAGTCAGTCAA atTCGTTCAAGTGGTCGAGCTTGCGGGCAAATCTCTGAAACTGGATTTCTACAATCTGATAACACACACCGAC GAACATCAAAATACCCGAAGAGGAAAGTCTGACAGTCACGCCCAACGGAACAAAGTATTAAAAGAGACCAAGTTAATTCCCAACGTGGTATTCGCTATcgaacttttccagaaagacATAATGCAGCTCAGTAAAAAAACTGGC GTGCCATTGGAAAATCATCTCAAACAAAGTATAACACGAGATTACAGGATTAACAATCCCCAACTTGTGGAAGGCCTTGAAAAATTAGATGTTAGTCTG caaataaacACACAGAATTCGACACATGTGGCGAACCCGGACAATACGTTCAACGACGACGAAAGTGATAACAGTCACAGTGACGCTCCTGCAACCAAAAAATCTCGTCTCGATGATTCGGTGTGA
- the LOC122411935 gene encoding uncharacterized protein encodes MRKMVLKHSQELQLAAMIYESIIAGRYTEQSTESATNKNKNCTTNYGNLLSRSAGGCNNNFAEKLGYRIVREKHQYAEQMFYRKLSWLGLDQAVVEKLLKLGYDFIDKSFLSMSQMEIANHLCQFYKQMEAYSSGTEEVVLSPALIVLRSISALMVMGGYQTKESEEVLKWLKTFIYLQSVETLVIFLLLQLISILKVRYESNGKSINKKPSKMYKNDNSLISKCM; translated from the exons atgAGAAAAATGGTCTTGAAACACAGCCAAGAGTTACAATTAGCGGCCATGATTTACGAATCAATAATTGCTGGCCGATACACAGAACAAAGTACTGAAAGtgcaacaaacaaaaataaaaattgcactACAAATTACGGTAATTTGCTGTCAAGATCGGCCGGGGGATGTAACAACAATTTTGCTGAAAAACTAGGCTACAGAATTGTACGAGAGAAGCATCAATATGCAGAACAAATGTTCTACAGAAAACTTTCCTGGTTAGGACTCGATCAGGcagttgttgaaaaattgttaaagcTCGGATATGATTTCATAGATAAATCATTCCTCAGCATGTCACAGATGGAAATTGCAA ATCACCTCTGTCAATTTTATAAACAAATGGAGGCATATTCGAGCGGAACAGAGGAAGTGGTGCTTTCACCAGCTCTAATTGTATTGAGATCAATTTCGGCACTGATGGTAATGGGAGGATATCAGACTAAAGAGTCTGAAGAGGTActgaaatggttgaaaacattcatttacCTCCAATCAGTTGAAACATTGGTCATCTTTTTATTGTTACAACTCATTTCGATACTCAAAGTTCGTTACGAAAGTAACGGAAAATCCATCAACAAAAAACCATccaaaatgtacaaaaatgaTAACTCATTGATCTCCAAATGCatgtaa